In Chitinophaga nivalis, a single genomic region encodes these proteins:
- the miaA gene encoding tRNA (adenosine(37)-N6)-dimethylallyltransferase MiaA produces the protein MQKTVIIIAGPTASGKTALAIRIAQLFNTAVISADSRQCYREISIGTAKPTPDELAAVPHYFIDSHSIREEVNAGIYEKLALQYAGEIFSRNNIAVMCGGTGLYIKAFTEGIDDMPAIPPGIREHLNAQYVANGITWLQQQLQERDPAFYATAETQNPQRLIRALEVLDATGQSVTAFRKAAPQQRDFRVIKIGITLPKELLHERIHHRVDLMMAAGLVEEVKAVLPYRQHNALRTVGYQEIFDYLDGQLSLEQAAADIKTHTRQYAKRQLTWFRKDTAFTWYDPREEATILAAVQAAI, from the coding sequence ATGCAAAAAACGGTTATTATCATCGCGGGGCCTACGGCGTCAGGGAAAACGGCATTGGCTATACGAATAGCGCAGCTGTTTAATACCGCTGTTATTTCTGCGGATTCCCGGCAATGTTACCGGGAAATCAGCATTGGTACCGCCAAACCTACACCGGATGAACTGGCAGCAGTACCACATTATTTTATCGACTCACATAGCATCCGGGAAGAAGTCAATGCCGGCATCTACGAAAAGCTGGCCTTACAATATGCCGGCGAAATTTTCAGCCGCAACAACATAGCCGTGATGTGTGGTGGTACCGGATTATATATTAAAGCTTTTACGGAAGGTATCGACGATATGCCGGCCATCCCGCCAGGCATAAGGGAGCACCTGAATGCACAATATGTCGCAAATGGTATTACCTGGCTGCAGCAACAGCTACAGGAGCGTGATCCCGCGTTTTATGCCACGGCAGAAACGCAGAACCCGCAGCGCCTCATCCGGGCACTGGAAGTACTGGACGCTACAGGACAGTCGGTGACGGCTTTCCGTAAAGCAGCGCCGCAGCAAAGAGATTTCCGGGTCATTAAAATAGGGATTACATTACCCAAAGAATTACTGCACGAACGTATCCATCATCGGGTAGACTTAATGATGGCGGCTGGTTTGGTGGAAGAAGTGAAAGCGGTATTGCCTTACCGCCAGCACAATGCCTTACGTACAGTGGGTTATCAGGAGATTTTCGATTACCTCGATGGCCAGTTGTCGCTGGAGCAGGCAGCAGCAGATATTAAAACCCATACCCGCCAGTATGCCAAAAGGCAGCTTACCTGGTTCAGAAAGGATACGGCCTTTACCTGGTACGATCCCCGGGAGGAAGCCACGATACTGGCTGCGGTGCAGGCGGCGATATAA
- a CDS encoding OmpP1/FadL family transporter, with translation MAQSSSDALLYSNFQPFGTARTQALGGGGVGLGGDYTSAHLNPAGIGVFKTGEFLFSAGVGITGNNSTYQGNNILDNKGNRTNFQLPNIGVIFAANRNSGSSSWNNVTFSLGMNRLANYNNKVAIAGFNDVSSYSDSWVDDLVGQNTDVYKKGYPLGASLAYQSGLIDQFKNAAGNIEPLSNASPTRQEGGPIALQQRGILETQGGLNEFAFAVAGNYGDRFYIGASVVVPSINYKETLTFMEDDASGKPNNGFAFFDYNKYLKRTGLGIGGKLGVLFKATDRLRLGAAFHTPVFYSMHDSYSANMTSNTENINSTLSAYSEDLTNGYPVENDYNYTAPLRLMGGASFFIGDLSDPSKPQGFISADYEYVNQSSGKFRMSNDRSFENDLNTNIGALYKAASNVKVGAELKFLSIYAVRAGFAAYGNPYSNDSYNAGIDASRKVYSGGLGFRTKGIYGDLTYSYAQGKDRWLPYRVADAGYTPKAATIDYNRSNIVMTIGLKF, from the coding sequence ATGGCACAAAGCTCTTCAGATGCATTGCTTTACTCCAACTTTCAGCCTTTTGGTACGGCCAGAACCCAGGCACTGGGAGGCGGAGGTGTTGGCCTTGGAGGAGATTACACATCTGCACATCTCAACCCGGCAGGTATCGGCGTATTTAAAACGGGAGAATTCCTGTTTTCTGCCGGCGTGGGCATTACCGGTAACAATTCAACTTATCAGGGCAACAATATCCTGGACAATAAAGGAAACCGCACCAACTTCCAGCTGCCTAACATCGGCGTTATCTTTGCCGCCAACAGAAACAGCGGCAGCAGCTCCTGGAATAACGTCACCTTTTCCCTGGGTATGAACCGCCTGGCCAACTACAATAACAAAGTAGCCATTGCCGGTTTCAACGATGTATCCTCCTACTCCGACTCCTGGGTAGATGACCTGGTAGGTCAGAACACTGACGTTTATAAAAAAGGTTACCCATTGGGAGCCAGTCTGGCTTATCAATCCGGCCTGATCGATCAGTTCAAGAATGCCGCAGGTAATATAGAGCCGCTGAGCAATGCCTCTCCTACCCGTCAGGAAGGAGGCCCGATTGCCTTACAGCAACGCGGTATCCTGGAAACACAGGGTGGCTTGAATGAATTTGCGTTTGCCGTTGCCGGCAACTATGGCGACCGTTTCTATATCGGCGCCAGCGTGGTAGTACCCAGCATTAATTATAAAGAAACGCTCACCTTCATGGAAGATGATGCCAGTGGTAAACCCAACAACGGATTTGCCTTCTTCGATTATAATAAATACCTGAAACGTACCGGACTGGGTATCGGTGGTAAACTGGGGGTGTTATTCAAAGCAACCGACCGGCTCCGGCTGGGCGCCGCTTTCCATACACCTGTATTCTACAGTATGCATGACAGCTATAGCGCTAACATGACGTCCAACACAGAAAATATCAACAGTACCTTAAGCGCCTATTCAGAAGATTTGACCAACGGGTATCCGGTAGAAAATGATTATAACTACACCGCTCCGCTCCGCCTGATGGGAGGCGCGTCCTTCTTCATCGGTGATCTCAGCGATCCATCGAAACCACAGGGCTTCATCAGTGCAGACTACGAGTATGTAAATCAGTCTTCCGGCAAATTCCGGATGAGCAATGACCGGAGTTTTGAAAATGATCTCAACACCAACATTGGTGCATTATACAAAGCAGCTTCCAATGTAAAAGTGGGTGCTGAGCTGAAATTCCTGTCGATCTATGCGGTAAGAGCCGGTTTTGCCGCCTATGGCAATCCGTATAGCAATGACAGTTATAATGCCGGCATCGATGCTTCCCGTAAAGTATACAGCGGTGGTCTGGGCTTCCGTACCAAAGGTATCTACGGCGATCTGACCTACAGCTATGCGCAGGGTAAAGACCGCTGGCTGCCTTACCGCGTAGCAGACGCCGGATATACGCCTAAAGCAGCTACGATAGATTATAACAGAAGTAATATCGTGATGACGATCGGTCTGAAATTCTAA
- the proS gene encoding proline--tRNA ligase yields MSKEITARSEDYSKWYNDLVLKGGLADYSAVRGCMVIKPYGYALWEAMRDVLDRKFKETGHQNAYFPLFIPKSFLSKEAAHVEGFAKECAVVTHYRLKNDPNGGGVVVDPEAKLEEELIVRPTSETIIWNTYKDWIQSYRDLPLLINQWANVVRWEMRTRLFLRTAEFLWQEGHTAHATAEEAIAETEQMLDIYADFAETFMAVPVIRGVKSASERFAGAVDTYCVEALMQDGKALQAGTSHFLGQNFAKAFDVQFSNKENKLEYVWATSWGVSTRLIGALIMVHSDDEGLVLPPRIAPVQVVIVPIYKGPDQKAALDERVNGIVAELKKAGISVKYDNSDNNRPGWKFAEYEQKGVPVRIAIGARDLENNVAEVARRDTKEKMSLSLDGLPTRILELLEEIQLNLFNRAKTYRDSHITRVDTFEEFEKVLDEKGGFIAAHWDGTPETEEQIKDRTKATIRCIPLNNPQEAGTCILTGKPSKERVLFARAY; encoded by the coding sequence ATGAGTAAAGAGATCACAGCCCGTTCGGAAGACTATTCAAAATGGTATAACGACCTGGTATTGAAAGGCGGCCTGGCAGACTACTCTGCCGTGCGCGGATGTATGGTGATAAAACCATATGGCTATGCCCTGTGGGAAGCCATGCGCGATGTTTTGGATCGCAAATTCAAGGAAACCGGTCACCAGAATGCGTATTTCCCGCTGTTCATCCCTAAAAGCTTCCTCAGCAAAGAAGCCGCACACGTGGAAGGGTTTGCAAAAGAGTGTGCTGTAGTGACCCATTATCGCCTGAAAAACGACCCGAATGGCGGTGGCGTAGTAGTAGACCCGGAAGCAAAACTGGAAGAAGAACTCATCGTTCGCCCTACTTCTGAAACCATCATCTGGAATACATATAAAGACTGGATACAGTCTTACCGCGACTTACCGTTGCTCATTAACCAATGGGCCAACGTAGTTCGTTGGGAAATGCGTACCCGCTTATTCCTGCGTACCGCAGAATTCCTGTGGCAGGAAGGACATACCGCACACGCTACTGCAGAAGAAGCCATTGCTGAAACTGAACAGATGCTGGACATCTACGCCGATTTCGCAGAAACCTTCATGGCTGTTCCGGTAATCCGTGGTGTAAAATCCGCCAGCGAAAGATTTGCCGGCGCCGTAGATACCTATTGCGTGGAAGCGCTGATGCAGGATGGTAAAGCTTTACAGGCAGGTACTTCCCACTTCCTGGGCCAGAACTTTGCCAAAGCTTTTGATGTACAGTTCTCCAATAAAGAGAATAAACTGGAGTACGTGTGGGCTACCTCCTGGGGTGTTTCTACCCGCCTGATCGGTGCGCTGATCATGGTGCACAGTGATGATGAAGGATTGGTACTGCCACCAAGAATTGCACCTGTACAGGTAGTTATTGTACCGATCTATAAAGGACCTGATCAGAAAGCTGCCCTCGATGAAAGAGTAAATGGAATCGTGGCAGAACTGAAAAAGGCCGGTATCAGCGTGAAATACGATAATTCCGATAATAACCGTCCAGGCTGGAAATTCGCTGAATACGAACAGAAAGGCGTACCGGTACGTATTGCCATCGGTGCGAGAGACCTGGAAAACAACGTAGCGGAAGTTGCCCGCCGCGATACAAAAGAAAAAATGAGCCTTTCCCTGGATGGTTTGCCAACACGCATCCTGGAATTACTGGAAGAAATCCAGCTCAATCTCTTTAACAGGGCCAAAACTTACCGCGACAGCCACATTACCCGCGTAGATACCTTTGAGGAATTCGAAAAGGTACTGGATGAAAAAGGTGGTTTTATAGCTGCTCACTGGGACGGTACACCGGAAACAGAAGAGCAGATTAAAGACCGTACCAAAGCGACCATACGCTGCATACCGCTCAATAATCCGCAGGAAGCAGGTACTTGTATCCTTACCGGTAAACCGTCTAAGGAAAGAGTGTTGTTTGCAAGGGCTTATTAA
- a CDS encoding sensor histidine kinase — protein sequence MLVIFSTAGAIHAQGLMIRNYNVKDGLANATVYAAVQDKDGFIWFATPTGASKFDGKRFRNYSKKDGLTDNDVIKLSADSEGRIWFTTLNGKPSYYYKSVIHTEDNDPTLVFDSRSHYMQYAFEGKAGVVWFLNTNNRIIQYTGKKTVYDRLDASGAGLFFLIKNSDIYHPLQRSFHVNSLKDPDNNGQRIFPVSPYPLDDPAFNTRIRNNAIVILRNALYSYTAAEAICFFNGSDWGIRDEISHVCVDNDNLWVGTQRALYYLKGYFRGERKLVKLLDNHYITSILKDRDGNIWITTFGDGVYNIPYKNFYFGYLDNTNGLYSHSIFSIFKDQSTNLLLIGQNAGILNTLDNNGTIRTFSLDTTSGRNSVLSILPYKDNNVIIGTDNGLFNFNTVTQRSSPLKAVKMLKDVDVSSSGKIRMAAQNQVIALDDYTIGDLDLLVTSIACINDSAYYVGTNSGLFYSSDSLQRLERIRAGKLFKLSIKDLKWINGYLWIGTSDQGIYVMHGDSVVKHLSTANNLASDICQQLYYDGVGRLYVATNKGVSVINVTQQSITRNITSNDGLMSDDIRGVFADKGKLYIATSNGLCYFDGDHIPQDTVPPVIYLSYIRYGDSTFLPATSFEHLFKRKASFEAEFGTIVFDLPELVEYQYNFSGDSTSGWVTTMSNIIPFPDLQPGTYKLMVRARKYKSSWSPPLAVNVHILPRWYQEWWARGILLLVGLLVILAVLRFIIKRIKQAEKRKTEYNRRIAELEAKALTNQMNPHFIFNSLNSVQHLILEKEEKQALNFLADFATLMRQMLNNSRKSYISLEEEIAFLTRYLELEKIRFAHSFTYHFIMEEALKDYTVYIPPMIIQPIVENAIKHGLAPKNISGYLEIRLEMVDDLLYCSVDDDGIGWDKSNSIKSARLIKHESTALSVIKERLQIIKSFNGSVGKLEIIDKFKSGFGNKEGTLVEILIPIVKML from the coding sequence ATGCTGGTTATCTTTTCTACGGCCGGGGCTATCCACGCCCAGGGCCTGATGATCCGTAACTATAATGTGAAAGATGGACTGGCAAATGCAACAGTGTACGCTGCTGTGCAGGATAAAGACGGATTTATCTGGTTTGCTACTCCCACCGGCGCCAGTAAATTCGACGGAAAACGCTTCCGTAATTACTCCAAAAAAGACGGTCTCACAGATAATGATGTGATTAAACTGTCCGCAGATTCTGAAGGACGCATCTGGTTCACCACCCTGAACGGTAAACCTTCCTATTACTACAAGTCCGTTATCCATACGGAAGACAATGATCCCACCCTGGTATTCGACAGCCGCAGCCACTATATGCAGTATGCTTTTGAAGGTAAGGCAGGCGTGGTCTGGTTCCTGAATACCAATAACCGCATTATACAGTATACCGGTAAAAAAACGGTTTATGACCGGCTGGACGCTTCCGGCGCAGGTCTTTTTTTCCTGATAAAGAATAGTGATATCTATCATCCGCTGCAACGTTCTTTTCACGTCAACAGTCTCAAAGACCCGGATAACAACGGGCAACGCATTTTTCCGGTATCTCCTTATCCGCTCGATGATCCGGCGTTTAACACCCGTATCCGCAACAACGCCATTGTTATTCTCCGCAACGCATTGTATTCCTATACGGCTGCGGAAGCCATCTGCTTTTTCAACGGATCCGACTGGGGTATCCGCGATGAGATCAGCCATGTATGTGTAGATAATGATAACCTTTGGGTAGGTACCCAACGGGCCCTTTATTACCTGAAAGGATATTTCAGGGGAGAAAGGAAACTGGTGAAACTGCTGGACAACCACTATATCACCTCCATCCTGAAAGACCGGGATGGTAACATCTGGATCACTACTTTCGGCGACGGCGTATATAATATCCCCTATAAAAATTTTTATTTCGGTTATCTGGATAATACCAACGGTCTGTATTCCCATTCTATTTTCAGCATCTTCAAGGATCAATCCACCAACTTGTTGCTGATCGGACAGAATGCAGGTATCCTCAATACCCTGGATAACAATGGCACGATCCGCACTTTCAGCCTGGATACCACTTCCGGCCGTAACAGTGTATTGTCTATTCTGCCTTATAAAGATAATAATGTCATTATCGGCACCGATAATGGACTCTTTAACTTTAATACCGTTACCCAACGCTCTTCACCCCTGAAAGCGGTAAAGATGCTGAAGGATGTAGATGTATCTTCTTCCGGGAAAATCAGAATGGCTGCGCAGAATCAGGTTATTGCCCTGGATGATTATACCATCGGCGATCTCGATCTGCTGGTTACTTCCATTGCGTGTATTAATGATTCCGCCTATTACGTAGGCACCAACAGTGGCCTGTTTTACAGCAGCGACAGCCTGCAACGGCTGGAACGTATACGCGCCGGCAAGTTATTTAAACTGAGCATCAAAGACCTGAAATGGATCAATGGTTATCTGTGGATTGGTACAAGTGACCAGGGCATTTATGTGATGCATGGCGACTCTGTAGTCAAACACTTGTCTACCGCCAACAACCTGGCCAGCGACATCTGTCAGCAACTGTACTACGATGGAGTGGGTCGGCTGTATGTAGCTACCAATAAAGGCGTATCGGTGATTAATGTAACGCAGCAGTCTATTACCCGCAACATCACTTCCAATGATGGCCTGATGTCGGACGATATACGGGGTGTGTTTGCCGATAAAGGCAAACTGTATATTGCTACCTCCAATGGCCTTTGTTATTTTGATGGTGATCATATCCCACAGGATACTGTGCCGCCGGTCATCTACCTGAGTTATATCCGGTATGGCGACAGCACCTTCCTGCCGGCTACTTCCTTTGAACATCTTTTTAAACGGAAAGCTTCTTTTGAAGCCGAATTCGGTACGATTGTCTTTGATTTACCTGAACTGGTAGAGTATCAGTATAATTTTTCCGGAGATAGTACCAGTGGCTGGGTCACCACCATGTCTAATATCATTCCGTTTCCGGACCTGCAGCCCGGTACCTATAAACTGATGGTGAGGGCCCGGAAATATAAAAGCAGCTGGTCGCCGCCGCTGGCAGTGAATGTACATATCCTGCCCAGATGGTACCAGGAGTGGTGGGCCAGGGGGATTTTGCTATTGGTAGGGTTGCTGGTGATTCTGGCAGTATTGCGCTTTATTATCAAGCGTATCAAACAGGCAGAGAAGCGAAAGACCGAATATAACCGGCGTATCGCGGAACTGGAGGCCAAAGCATTGACCAATCAGATGAATCCGCATTTTATTTTTAACTCGCTGAACTCCGTACAGCACCTGATTTTGGAAAAAGAAGAAAAACAGGCGCTTAACTTTTTGGCGGATTTTGCTACCTTGATGCGGCAAATGCTCAATAATTCCAGGAAATCGTATATTTCACTGGAAGAAGAGATAGCTTTTCTGACCCGCTACCTGGAATTGGAGAAAATCAGGTTTGCGCATTCGTTTACTTATCACTTTATCATGGAGGAGGCTTTGAAAGATTATACCGTCTATATTCCGCCCATGATCATACAACCGATAGTAGAGAATGCCATCAAACATGGATTAGCCCCCAAAAACATTAGCGGTTATCTGGAAATAAGGCTGGAAATGGTTGACGACCTGTTATATTGTTCTGTGGATGATGACGGAATAGGCTGGGATAAGTCCAATAGTATAAAAAGCGCACGACTGATAAAACACGAATCCACTGCATTGAGCGTGATTAAAGAACGCTTGCAGATTATAAAATCTTTTAATGGAAGTGTTGGAAAGTTAGAAATTATTGATAAATTTAAATCTGGTTTCGGCAATAAGGAAGGTACCTTAGTTGAAATACTGATTCCCATTGTTAAGATGTTATGA
- a CDS encoding LytR/AlgR family response regulator transcription factor: protein MSNIKAAIVDDEVRNIHILRNILENYCKDVTVVGEAQNINEAAEMIKNNPIDVLFLDIEMPPHNGFQLLEMFPVLNFEVIFITAFQEYALQAIKFAALDYLLKPIKVSEVEDALEKVKKSKKGRLNELASILKDYVKNNDNAFSKIVIPVNDGYNVIDLKDIVYCEAFDSYTKIQLISNVSHLISKSLKEYEEMLSDKGFYRVHKSFLINIHHIVKIIKGLGTAVVMSDQKNIPISSRKKDEFFTQLKGVINL from the coding sequence ATGAGTAATATAAAAGCTGCCATTGTAGACGATGAAGTCCGCAACATTCATATTTTACGCAATATACTGGAGAACTATTGTAAAGATGTAACAGTAGTTGGAGAGGCGCAGAATATCAATGAGGCGGCAGAAATGATTAAGAACAACCCCATTGACGTATTGTTTCTGGATATTGAGATGCCACCTCACAATGGTTTTCAGTTATTGGAAATGTTTCCGGTTCTTAATTTCGAAGTCATTTTTATCACCGCATTCCAGGAGTATGCCCTGCAAGCTATTAAGTTTGCGGCCCTGGATTACCTGCTGAAACCTATTAAGGTGAGCGAGGTAGAAGATGCGCTGGAAAAGGTGAAAAAAAGTAAAAAAGGCCGTCTCAACGAACTGGCTTCTATCCTGAAGGATTATGTAAAGAACAATGACAACGCCTTCTCTAAGATCGTTATTCCGGTAAACGACGGCTATAATGTGATTGATCTGAAAGACATTGTCTATTGTGAAGCATTCGACAGCTATACCAAAATACAGCTGATCAGCAATGTATCGCACCTGATTTCCAAATCACTGAAGGAATATGAAGAGATGTTATCCGATAAAGGTTTTTACCGGGTACACAAATCTTTCCTCATTAATATTCACCATATTGTCAAGATCATTAAAGGATTGGGTACTGCTGTGGTGATGAGTGATCAGAAAAATATTCCCATCTCTTCCCGTAAAAAGGATGAATTCTTTACCCAGTTAAAAGGGGTGATTAACCTTTAA
- a CDS encoding trypsin-like peptidase domain-containing protein codes for MKFKQIVATVVISTVTAAASIFVYSKYFQPRQAGNFQNGSDAIPVNYARFMPGADKGANVTPPTDFTTAAKTAVPGVVHIKTKINPRQVTNGNNLQRRRSILQDLFGDEFFGDEFNGGGDGRRYYVPGQMASGSGVLISDDGYIVTNNHVIADADEITVSLSNENKTYKATLVGTDPSTDLAVIKITAKGLPYLLYGNSDNVEIGQWVLAVGYPLNLDATVTAGIVSAKSRSIGINKSGGKINSAIESFIQTDAAVNQGNSGGALVNTAGELVGVNSAIASPTGSYAGYSYAIPVNLIKKVVNDILKYGNVQRAYLGVRYASPSAVAAMSDEQLKEIGISRDVNGVQITDVMANSSAAVAGLRSGDVITRINGVNIPGPSQMSEQVARYKPGDKISITYLRGSKEITAENVVLRNLKGNTDLVKITILDRLGADFTDLDKEEAAQMGIRGGVKVGDIGTGIIKKQTTMLPGFVILKAGNTTITSTDMLSSILDKQKAIQLIGFYPQRGSNIYYYNINTGGGTENL; via the coding sequence ATGAAATTCAAGCAAATTGTTGCAACTGTCGTTATCAGCACTGTGACTGCCGCTGCCTCCATATTTGTGTACAGCAAATATTTTCAGCCAAGGCAGGCAGGTAATTTTCAGAACGGCTCCGATGCCATCCCTGTAAACTATGCGCGTTTCATGCCCGGTGCAGACAAAGGCGCCAACGTTACTCCCCCTACCGATTTCACTACAGCCGCTAAAACAGCCGTTCCGGGTGTGGTACACATCAAAACAAAAATCAATCCCCGGCAGGTAACCAATGGTAATAACCTGCAAAGAAGACGTAGCATCCTCCAGGATCTTTTTGGAGATGAATTTTTCGGAGATGAATTTAATGGTGGCGGAGATGGCCGCCGGTATTATGTTCCGGGCCAGATGGCTTCCGGTTCCGGCGTACTGATTTCCGACGACGGCTACATCGTTACCAATAACCACGTAATTGCCGATGCAGACGAGATCACCGTTTCCCTGAGCAACGAAAACAAAACCTATAAGGCTACCCTCGTTGGTACGGATCCCAGCACCGACCTGGCTGTTATTAAAATAACCGCCAAAGGCCTGCCCTACCTGTTGTACGGCAACTCCGACAATGTGGAAATCGGTCAGTGGGTACTGGCAGTAGGTTATCCGTTAAACCTGGATGCTACCGTAACAGCGGGGATTGTAAGTGCCAAGTCCCGGTCTATCGGTATCAACAAAAGCGGCGGCAAAATCAATAGTGCCATCGAATCCTTTATCCAGACAGATGCTGCTGTTAACCAGGGTAACTCCGGTGGTGCACTGGTGAATACCGCCGGTGAACTGGTGGGGGTCAACTCTGCGATCGCCTCCCCGACCGGCTCCTATGCTGGTTATTCCTATGCTATTCCGGTGAACCTGATCAAAAAAGTGGTGAATGACATCCTGAAATACGGCAATGTACAACGGGCTTACCTGGGTGTACGTTACGCTTCCCCATCTGCAGTAGCCGCCATGAGCGATGAACAACTGAAAGAGATAGGCATCAGCCGCGATGTAAACGGCGTGCAGATCACCGATGTAATGGCCAACAGCTCCGCTGCCGTTGCCGGACTGCGTAGCGGGGATGTAATCACCCGGATTAATGGCGTGAATATTCCCGGTCCTTCCCAGATGAGTGAGCAGGTAGCCCGCTACAAACCGGGAGACAAGATCAGTATTACCTACCTCCGTGGCAGTAAAGAGATTACCGCAGAAAACGTGGTACTCCGCAACCTGAAAGGCAATACAGACCTGGTAAAAATCACAATCCTGGACCGCCTGGGTGCCGACTTCACCGACCTGGATAAAGAGGAAGCGGCCCAAATGGGCATACGCGGTGGCGTGAAAGTAGGCGATATCGGTACCGGTATCATCAAAAAACAAACCACCATGCTGCCCGGCTTTGTGATCCTGAAAGCAGGCAATACGACCATTACGTCCACAGATATGCTCAGCAGCATACTGGACAAACAAAAAGCTATTCAGCTGATCGGCTTCTATCCGCAAAGAGGCAGCAATATCTATTACTATAACATCAATACCGGCGGCGGCACAGAAAACCTGTAA
- a CDS encoding acyl-CoA reductase — translation MNIAEKEAALVRLGQYLAGNSPELEAVKERAYIANGWFTPDFINQALDNISRYFLAPAALQQWLAQYPAAARETAPKTVGIVAAGNIPLVVFHDWLCGFISGHHIKLKLSGKDEVLMKHILAKMEEWYPEVAQQTVVQDMLKDCDAYIATGSNNSSRYFHYYFAKYPHIIRHNRTSAALLTGTETPAQLEALADDIMQYFGLGCRNVTRIGVPEGYDFTALLTALDKYKHLADHHKYKNNYDYNLALLLLNSSPYLTNGTLLLRESAELFSPLSVLYYSYYQDMAKAQQELQQNEVLQCLVGSAFTPFGQAQQPSLSDYADGVDTLAFLLSL, via the coding sequence ATGAACATAGCAGAAAAAGAGGCCGCACTGGTGCGCCTGGGCCAGTATCTGGCGGGCAATAGCCCTGAATTGGAGGCAGTAAAGGAACGTGCCTATATCGCTAATGGATGGTTTACCCCGGACTTTATTAACCAGGCGCTGGATAATATTTCCCGGTATTTCCTGGCACCTGCTGCCCTGCAGCAGTGGCTGGCACAATATCCGGCCGCTGCCCGTGAAACTGCTCCCAAAACAGTAGGCATTGTGGCGGCAGGCAACATTCCGCTGGTTGTTTTTCACGACTGGCTCTGCGGCTTTATCAGTGGCCACCACATCAAATTAAAGCTTTCCGGCAAAGATGAAGTGCTGATGAAACATATACTGGCGAAAATGGAGGAATGGTATCCGGAGGTGGCTCAACAAACCGTGGTACAGGACATGCTGAAAGACTGCGACGCCTATATTGCCACCGGTAGCAACAACTCTTCCCGGTATTTTCACTACTATTTTGCCAAATACCCGCATATCATCCGGCATAACCGTACTTCTGCCGCCCTGCTTACCGGTACCGAAACACCGGCACAACTGGAAGCCCTGGCAGATGACATCATGCAATATTTCGGACTGGGTTGCCGGAACGTAACCCGGATAGGGGTACCCGAAGGATATGACTTCACCGCCCTGCTGACGGCGCTGGATAAGTACAAACACCTGGCAGACCACCACAAATACAAAAACAACTACGACTATAACCTGGCGCTGTTGCTGTTGAACAGCAGTCCTTACCTGACCAATGGCACCCTCCTGCTGCGGGAATCGGCAGAACTGTTTTCGCCGCTTAGTGTGCTGTACTACAGCTACTATCAGGATATGGCCAAAGCCCAACAGGAGCTGCAACAAAACGAGGTGCTGCAATGCCTGGTAGGTTCGGCCTTTACGCCTTTCGGGCAGGCACAACAGCCTTCTTTAAGCGATTATGCCGATGGTGTGGATACCCTCGCATTTCTGTTGTCGTTATAA
- a CDS encoding 4Fe-4S dicluster domain-containing protein — protein MAIKITDECINCGACEPECPNNAIYEGGVEWAMADGTTVKGPYTLMDGTEMDADQRNAPISVDSYYIVPNKCTECQGFHEEPQCAAVCPVDCCVPDEMYQETVEELMGKKEKLHI, from the coding sequence ATGGCAATTAAGATAACAGACGAATGTATTAACTGTGGCGCCTGCGAACCGGAATGCCCCAACAATGCGATATACGAAGGCGGTGTAGAGTGGGCCATGGCTGATGGAACCACTGTTAAAGGGCCTTATACATTGATGGACGGTACGGAAATGGATGCCGATCAGCGTAATGCACCGATCAGCGTTGATTCGTACTACATTGTGCCGAACAAATGTACAGAATGCCAGGGATTTCATGAAGAACCACAATGTGCGGCAGTATGTCCGGTAGATTGTTGCGTACCCGATGAAATGTACCAGGAAACAGTTGAAGAGCTGATGGGTAAGAAGGAAAAACTGCATATCTGA